TCTGCAGTAAGTGTCTGCAGCTTGAGGAACTTCGGTTCAGggtcattgagctggaggctgagctgcagatATTGTGACACATTAAGGACGGTGAGAATTACCGGGACcctttgggctgaattctccgattctgaggctatgtccggagcatgtatCTAGTAAAAGTCGGCAgcacccccgcaccgatgctctgcctggtggggggctagcagccatgccacatACAACCCCCGGCATTCCCTGCAGATACCGAcggagaattgcctggtccgtgacctcgcatgcgcacggcggggaccgacagcggtcgcgccgtacaacatggcaccggccccgtgcggacccaacctgccagatagtgccccctgtaatcccccttgccacctctggaccactcccaccagaccccccagcccccgctgaagcccccctggccagccgGGGagctcgcccccaccccccgatgaTGTTGACGAAACTcaaaccacaagtgatccacgccgtcgggaagtcggcccattgagatcagagcatcgggggggggagggccttcaggccgTCCCAATGTGTGGCGTACTCAGCGatggtgccattttggagggagcggagcgtCCAAAAGCACGTGCCGCCctggattttggcgtcaaaagggattctccagccaatcaccgaatgcgattttggcgtcggcaatcggagaatctcaccctttgTTTCAGGAAGCAGACACCCCAAAGGAAATAGAGGAAGTTTTAAACTGAATGGTGGGGGAAATTTTGGAAGATGTGAAATACCAAAGAGTAGATCCAAGGCAAGAGTGAAAGGTACTATTGTGGGAAATGGTAAACAGACCGTGATACAAAGAGACAGAAGTACCAATTTGCAAAAATACTTAAAAGACATGACTAAAGGCTCTGTATCTAAATACACTTAGTATTCAAAACAAAACAGACGAACTGATAGTgcgaattgaaattaataaagatGATGTCATAGCTATTACAGAGGCATGACTACAGAGCAATGTatattgggacctgaatattgatgGGCAAGTAACATTTAGAAAGGAAGTACAAAAAGGTGGAGGGATGGTTCTGCtaattaatgatggtattagCATGTTAGAGAAGGATAACATAAGTTCAAGAAACTAAGATGTAGAAGTAGTTTGGGAGAGATGAGAACTGATAAAaacaagaagtcacttgtgggagtggtgtacaAACCCCCTAATTGTAACTACACAGCAGGACAGAGTAGAAAAGAAGagataatgggagcttgtcagtGGTTATCATAGGGAATTGTAATCTActtatagattgggaaaatcagatgggcaaaggtagcGTAGATGAGGAGTTCATAGCATGTTTTCGGGATAGTTTTTAAGGACAGCACgttctggagccaaccagagggCAGGttatactagacttggtattgtgcaatgagacaggattaattgatGAACTCATAGTGAAGACCCCGCAGTAGCAGGGATCATAATGTGAAtgaattttacattcaatttgagggagagaagagtgcatTTCAGACTAATATATCAaatttaaataagggcaattataagGGCATGAAAGTGgagctagctaaagtgaactggcaaatgtACTTAAGGGATAGATTGATTGAGGTtcagtggcagatatttaaagggatatttctgAATACACAGAATAAacacattccaatgagaaagagaGATTCCAAGGGGACGGCCCATCATTTGTGGTTAACGAAAAAAGTTAAAGACAGtattaaacttaaagaaaaaacatataTTTGCATAAAGACAAGTGGCAGATCACAAGATtggaaagaatataaagaacatcaAAGAACAGCAAAACAATTGATTGAGGGAGGAAAACCTCGAGTATGAGAGAAAACAGCTATTTATATAAGGATTGCTACTTAGTACTTCTATAGATACTTAAATATGAAaggagttaacaaagtgagcgttGGTCCTAAAGAAAATACATCTGGGGAATTGATATTGGAAAGCAGGGCTATGGTGCTTGAAGTAAACAGTTAGTTTGCGTCTTCATTATAGAGGACACAagcaacatcccagaaatagttgtaaatgaggaaatggaagggaaaGAGGAACCCAGGAAATTTACAATCATCAGGGAAATAgtattgagcaaattgttgggtcAAGAGCTGACAAGAGCCTGGGTCTGAATGGACTTCACCCTAATGCCATGAAAGAAATAGAcaatgagatagttgatgcattggttttaatcaAAATTCCCTTGATTCAGGGAAGATTCCATTAGATtgtaaaatagcaaatgtaactcctttacgCAAAAAGGGAGGGTGACAGAAAGTAGGGTACTACAGGCCAgaaagcctaacatctgtcataggggaaaatgttggaagctaTTATTAAAAATGACAAAGCTGGGTACTTACCGAAAATCAATACTATCAGGCAGagttaacatggttttgtgaaagggaaatcacgttTGACCAATTTTTTGGAgatctttgaaggagtcacatgcaTTGTGTATAAAGGGCAACCAGtgcatgtactgtacttagatttccagaaagcatttgaaaaAGATTATTAGGTTATTATGGAAAATAAAAGTTAAATGTGCAGGAGGTAACATGTTGGCATGGactgaagattggctagctaacaggaaacagagagttggcTAAGATTTTTTATCTTagagggtgtttctctggttggcaggatgtgatgggTTGTGTGCCACAGGATATAGTGCTGGGGCCCCAACCTTTTACAATTCATAtagatgacttggatgaaggaactgaaggtatggttgcaaaatctgctgatgacacaaagataggccggaAAGTAAATTGCGAAGAGGGCATAAGAAGACCGCAAAGGGACACAGaggaggttaagtgagtgggcaaaaatctaccaaatggagtataatgtgggaaaatgtgaaattgcccaTTATGGCAGGTGGAAAAAGCATATtacctaaatggtgagagattgcagagctctgcggtatagagggatcttggtgcccgagtacatgaatcacaaaaggttagtatgtagGTACAGTGGGTAGTTAGGAAAGCTAATCAAATGTTATTGTTGATTataaggggaattgattacaaattgggagattatgcttcagttgtacagagcactggcgagatcacatctggagtattgcgttcagtatttgtctccttatttaagcaacgatgtaaatgcattagaagcagttcacagAAGGTTTACTatactaataccaggaatgggtgagttgtcttatgaggaaaggctggagaggttaggtttgtaaccACGAGGGTTCAGAAGAGCAAGAGGTGACTTAGGCAAAACCTTTAaggtcctgaggggtattgacagtgtggatatggagaagatgtttcctcttgtgagagaatctagaaATAAGGCTCACTAAAGAcgtagatgaggagaattttttatcTTAGAGGGTTGAGTCTCTAAAActcttcttcaaaaggcagtAGAGGCAGaatctttgaacatttttaaggcagagctacatAGATTTTTGATTAATAATGGGTGAAAGATTACAAGGGGTAGGCAGGAACaagcagatcaaccatgatcttattgaatggcggagcacgctcgaggggccgagtggcctactcctggtcctaatttgtatgtttgtatgttgttCGTATGTAATGTAAAGAGGGATTCCGTCAACAATTCAATGAACAACTGGATACAAGAACTTGTCTTAGTTGCAAAGGTAAGGTTGACATTCAGCATTGCAAGTGAACCTAATTGTGGAAACTGTTCAGCCCAGTTTAAATGGCTTACCTTGGCAGTGAGGAAATATATCAGTGGAACTATATCTCATATTTCAGTGGTGGCCTTATATGTAGGACATAGTGTCCTTGGGCATTGTAATCAATACATGCTTATAAGTGGATCTGGTAAAGGAGAAGTTTGGGGCTGTTCTACAAAGTGTTGCACAACAGATCCTTTTTACAAACATAAATATTTTTAACACAAGCCTTTGGAGTGGTTCATATGTGCAGGCAAATATACTGCATAAAATAATaacaaaaggacaggcagataacAAGGGACAAACACGAAGGACTCTCTGACATAAGTGCCATTTGTGAATTCACCCCTTTAGTTTTAAGTCCAAATACATTTTAATGAATTAAGTTGGAGTGTGGGCCCTTTAATAATATGCACTATGCACGCAATGCACAGCAGTGATTAGAAAAGTGAGCAAgcttggtgggattcaaacatTGCAACATCATGGTCATTCAAATCATTCCCATGCACAGCATTAGAGGGAAGCACATTTAATAATTGTTCAGTTTATCGCTAACAATGTACCATAGGAGAATTGAATCCaagaatggttacaacacagaaggtggCATCACCATTATGACTGTTCTAGCTGGCTGAAGGAGAATTCACCAAGTGTCATGCCCTTGTCTTTTCCCTGTGGCCCTGCAAATATATCCttctcagataatgatccaattccctttggaaagccgcaattgaacctgcctccaccaaactCTCAAACAGCGTATCCCAGATCTTAACCACTCACAGTGTGAATTTGTTTTTCTTCATATCATAGTTACTCCTTTTGGCGATCAActaaaatctgtgccctctggttcgtGATCCTTTCCCAAGTAGGAACAgggtctccctatctactctgtccagacccctcatgacttTTAATACCTTCAGCAAATGTCCTCTCAACCttcccttctccaaggaaaacagtcccaacttctccaatcgatctacataactgaagttcctcatccctggaaccattctagtcccctgggcctgacgggatatacccatgGTTACTATGGGaactgagggaggagattgctgagccgttggcgatgatctttgcatcctgaCTCTCCAccggagtagtaccggatgattggagggaggtgaatgttgttcccctgttcaagaaagggaatagggaaatccctgggaaatacagaccagtcagtcttaagtctgtaaaggattctgagagataggattgatGATAATTTAGAataacatagtttgattaaagatagtcagcatggctttgtgaatggcaggtcatgcctcacaaacctcattgaatcgtttgaggatgtgacatgacacattgatgaaggtcgggcagtggatgtggtgtatatggatttcagtaaggcatttgataaggttccgcatGGGAGGCTCACTCAAAAAGTCAGGGGGCATGACGTACAGGGAAATTCAGCTGTCTGGATACACAATTGGCTGGCGAGTGGTagcggatggaaagtattccgcctggaggtcggtgaccagtggtgtcccgcagggatctgttctgggacctctgctctttgtagtttttagaaatgacttggatgagaaagtggaaggttgggttaataagtttgccgatgacacaaagattggtggagttgtaggtaGTGTTGAGGGCTAttacaggttacaacaggacactgacagaatgcagagctgggctgagaagtggcagatggagttcaaccttgataaatgtgaagtgattcattttggaaggtcgaatttgaatgctgaatacagggttaatggcaggattcttggaagtgtggaggaacagagggatcctgGGGTCCACTTACATAGATCCGccaaattgccacccaggttgatagggttgctgAGAAGGCGTATGgtctgttggctttcattaactgggggattgagtttaagagccgcgaggttttgctgcagctttataaaaccttggttggaccacacttggaatattatgtccagttctggtcgcctcattctaggaaggatgtggatgcattggagagggtgcagaggagatttaccaggatgcttcctggactggagggcatgtcttatgaagaaaggttgagagagctagggctttacacactggaacgaagaaggaagagtggtgacttgatagaggtgtacaaggtgatgagaggcatggatagagtggatagccagagatttttcccccagggcggaaatggctgtcacaaggggacatcattttaaggtgattggaggaaggtataggggagatgtcagagataggttctttacacagagtggtgggtgtatggaatgcactgccagcagaggtggtggagtcagagtcattagggacatttaagcgaatcttggacaggtacatggatagcagtaaattgaaagggtgttgattaggttgatcttagattaggataagtgattggcacaacattgtgggccaaagggcctgtactgtgctgtacttttctatgttctaaattgccccttagtgtccagggatggggtAACGGCATTgcaggggatagagtgggggagttggcctgggtagggtactctttcagagggtcggtgcagacgcaatcggccaaatggcctcattctgcactgtagattctattaaaaaaagttccttttttttttgcttcgcCTTAATTTCTATCCCTTTCATCATCCTGAGAGCTCTGGATATTTTTGCCCTACCATGGGAACATACTTTAGCTGCACCTCAACTATCTCTTCTTTCAAGATAGCCCGTTCATCAGTTACATTTTTGCCTGTTAACCTTTGATTCCAATTTCTCTTGGTCAGATAATTTCTtaccccattgaagttggctttcccccaGCTAATTATACTtagaaaataaagggtacaattcttagGAGCAGAGGGACCAGATTTCAAATGCACAAATCACTGAAGATGGTGGGGAAGATTAAGAGAAGAGTTAGTTAAGTAAACAACATTCTGGGCTTTATCaacaggacagtaagaagtcttacaacaccaggttaaagtccaacaggtttgtttctaatcactagctttcagagcacagctctcacctgaggaaggagctgcactctgaaagctagtgattcaaaacaaacctgttggactttaatctggtgttgtaagacttcttactgtgcccaccccagtccaacgccggcctctccacatcatgtttaccAATAGGGGCATGGAGTACAGAACTAAGGACTTTATGTTACAtctgtataaaacactagtttggcctcaactggagtattgcgtacagttctgggcgccacatttttggaaggatgtggacTTTTTAGAAGGATGCAGAAAATGTTGTGCGagtagttccagggatgaggaagttTGGTtaggtagatagattggagacgttGGGGCTGTCCTCCTTGGGtagggaaggttgagaggagattttataGAGGCGTCCAAAATCATGAGGAGCCTGGATGAAGTGGACAGGGAGAAACAGTTCCCATTGGTGAAAGGATCGAGAACCAGAATAAGGTGATTGGCCAGAGAAACggtggcaacatgaggaaaatctcTTTCAcatagcgagtggttagggtgtggaatgcactgcctgcgagTGTGATGGAGACAGGGGCAACGGAGACTTTCAGAAGAGAATTAGATCATTGTTTGGAAAGGTGAAAATTGTAGACTATGGGGAAAGGGCAAAGGGGGAGGGGCACGGGGTGAGTTGCTCCTGCAGAGAGGCAGCAAAGAAAGGACAGTCAGAATGCCTCTCTTTGAGCAGGAGCCATCCTATAATCCTCTGCACCAGCTTTGTCCTgcttgagggtggtggtggtgggggggggggggggggtcgtttttGGAAAGGGCTGTCCTTTAGGATTTAATGGTCGCGATTCTAATTAAAACAAAATGGGATAAAtgtgaacatttttaaaaaaaggtggtgagcactgctgcctcacagtgccagccttgactgtgtggagtttgaaagttctccccgtgtgtgcgttggtttcctctgggtgctccagtttcctcccacagtccaaagatgtgccggttaggtggattggccatgctaaattgccctttagtgtccaaagatgtgcaggttagatggggttatgggggtcgggtggggtgttcttttggagggtcggtgctgactcgatgggccgaatggcttccttccgcaTTGTAGGGATTATTTTGTGCTGTCACTCGGAACGTCCGAGTTCCTTTAAGATCAGTGACCGGATTGGAAAGTTTAAAGACGGGCCTGAGCAATGCCAATGTGTAGCAGATGGAATGCTGTGAAATAGAGCTGCCTGCACCGGGGACAGATTACTCACTGCCTTTCTGGAGGTGCTCGGCTGCTCCCCAATATTTCAGTTTGAACTTGGCGGGGTCTTCTGTGTTGTTGAAAGTCCCCATCATTTCGGCGCACACGATCCACTCGCTGCATTAATAAAAGAAATAGTTAgaatggagagtgtgtgtgtgtgggggtgggttaaTAATGGAGACAAGGCTCTCAGTAAAGGCTGGCCTGCACAGGGACTAAGTGCTTACGGCAGTAAGGTAACCAGTCCAATCGCTTTGGCGGTCATCGTCTCGTTTTCAATCTTGAACTCGGCGTGAATGTTACTCTCCAGAAAAATGCCCACTGGGTCCTTCTTTGCGAAGGCGTGCCATTTCCCCGCATACTGGAAGAGAAAAAGGGGTCAGCTATCGGGGAGCTTCATCTCCTCCTCCTGACTTCCCCTCTTAATACCAACAACTTACCCTGGTCTTGTTGAAGTTTTCTTTCACTTGGAAATTGCTCACCACACAGTCGGACTTTGCGAAGCAAGGGGAAATGGAAAAgtggaccagcagcaggagcccCAACATCTTGCACTGTGACATCCTCCTCCTTCAGCTTCTCTGCCAGAAAACAGACACACAATTAAATACAAGGCAATCTCCCCACCCACTACCGCCTCTCCTGGACTTTAGGCAGCCCGGTTCAAC
The sequence above is drawn from the Scyliorhinus canicula chromosome 16, sScyCan1.1, whole genome shotgun sequence genome and encodes:
- the rbp4 gene encoding retinol-binding protein 4 — its product is MSQCKMLGLLLLVHFSISPCFAKSDCVVSNFQVKENFNKTRYAGKWHAFAKKDPVGIFLESNIHAEFKIENETMTAKAIGLVTLLPEWIVCAEMMGTFNNTEDPAKFKLKYWGAAEHLQKGNDDHWIIDTDYDNYAITYTCRKLNDNGTCADSYSFVFSRDLKGLTSESQRVVRKWQDHLCLAYRYRRVAQTGACP